The Streptomyces sp. NBC_00569 genomic sequence TTGATGAAGGTCTGCTGGAGCTGGATCCGGCCCAGGTCGCTGCCGTCGCCGACGGCGTGCCTGGTCCGCACGAGCGCGAGTGCCTGTTCACCCTTGAGGGTGTGCTTGCCGGCGCTCAGGGACAGGTGGCTGCTGGTGTCCTTGATGGCCCGGTGGGTGGTGATGTCGACACCACCGAGCTCGTCGACGAACTTCTGGAAGCGGAAGCCCTTGAAGTCGACCTCGAGACACCTTCGAGGGTTGAGGTGTGCCGTGGATCAGTTACGGCGTGTGGTGACGACGGCTCAGTACGCGGAGTTGACGTTGTCGATGGAGCCGTAGCGGTCGGCGGCGTAGTTGGCGGCCGCGGTGATGTTGGCGACCGGGTCCGTCAGGCTGTTGGCGGTGCCGGCGACGTGGTAGGCGTCGAAGGTCGGCTGGATCACCTGCAGCAGGCCCTTGGACGGGGTGCCCTTGACCGCGTTGACGTCGTAGCCGTTCACGGCGTTCGGGTTGCCGGAGGACTCACGCATGATGTTGCGGTGCAGACCCTCGTAGGAGCCGGGGATGCCCTTGGCCTTCATGACCTTGAGGGCCTCGTTGATCCAGGCGTCGACGTTGTTCCCGTCGGTGGCCTTCTTCGTCGACACCGAGGGAGCGGCCTTCGGCGCCGCGGTCGGCTCGGCGGCCTGCGCGGGGGACGGGGCGAAGGTCAGTGCAGCGCCC encodes the following:
- a CDS encoding transglycosylase SLT domain-containing protein — translated: MAFSTQITAAARPTRFKRATVTVLAAAGLAGAALTFAPSPAQAAEPTAAPKAAPSVSTKKATDGNNVDAWINEALKVMKAKGIPGSYEGLHRNIMRESSGNPNAVNGYDVNAVKGTPSKGLLQVIQPTFDAYHVAGTANSLTDPVANITAAANYAADRYGSIDNVNSAY